The Miscanthus floridulus cultivar M001 chromosome 17, ASM1932011v1, whole genome shotgun sequence genome has a window encoding:
- the LOC136516522 gene encoding CRM-domain containing factor CFM3, chloroplastic/mitochondrial-like has product MALSELPLHHSFRLSSRPTIHRLFPLRLLSSSSPSRHVSSSSSSSAAAAASASSPSSTGGNRTSPPSTSTGAPWLQKWAPSDPSRPAPAPAPVPSPTTSIDRIVHRLRNLGLASDDDDPSAATAAAPAPDGTERLGDLLDRSWARPDRQFAAASFDDAVLPWERDDEPTGPARDEEDGAKRRRVKAPTLAELTIEDEELRRLRRLGMTLRDRITVPKAGVTTAVTEKIHDAWRKSELVRLKFHEDLAHDMKTAHELVERRTGGLIIWRSGSVMVVYRGSNYKRPLKSQTLNGASSPVKGEEGALFIPDASSPAENDVQGKDLAAQHANMSQLNTQNTEDMTEEELEFNQMLDELGPRFVDWWGTGILPVDADLLPQTIPGYKTPYRVLPTGMRSTLTNAELTNLRKLARNLPCHFALGRNRNHQGLAAAIVKLWEKSLVVKIAVKRGIQNTNNKIMAEEIKNLTGGTLLLRNKFYIVIYRGKDFLPTSVAAVLAEREELTKDIQNMEEQRRNVLIAQPPDDGLDGHALVGTLAEFQVAQARWGREVTAKEQEEMKEASCRSEKQKLYRKLEHKLSIAQAKIHRAERLLSKIEASMVLAAPCDDQEMITDEEKSVFRRIGLRLKSYLPLGVRGVFDGVIENMHLHWKHREVVKLISKQKTLSFVEETARLLAYESGGILVAIERVPKGYALIFYRGKNYRRPINIRPRNLLTKAKALKRAVAMQRHEALSQHIDQLESNIKQMKLDLGIEDYEEQDEDSSDSENEYGMAVTSASYDEDQDDFDESAVEDEYDDYDDDDEDEEIDS; this is encoded by the exons ATGGCGCTCTCCGAACTCCCACTCCACCACTCCTTCCGCCTCTCCTCCCGCCCCACCATCCACCGCCTCTTCCCGCTccgcctcctctcctcctcctccccctcccgccacgtctcctcctcctcttcctcgtccgccgccgcggcggcctcGGCCTCCTCGCCTTCCTCCACCGGCGGCAATCGCACATCCCCACCCTCCACCAGCACCGGCGCGCCGTGGCTGCAGAAGTGGGCGCCCTCCGACCCCTCCCGTCCCGCCCCTGCTCCCGCTCCCGTCCCGTCCCCGACCACGTCCATAGACCGCATCGTCCACCGCCTCCGTAACCTCGGCCTCGCCTCCGACGACGATGACCCCTCCGCTGCCACGGCCGCCGCGCCGGCCCCCGACGGCACCGAGCGCCTCGGCGACCTGCTCGACCGCAGCTGGGCGCGGCCCGACCGCCAGTTCGCGGCCGCCAGCTTCGACGATGCCGTCCTCCCGTGGGAGAGAGACGACGAGCCCACGGGGCCGGCGAGGGACGAGGAGGACGGGGCCAAGAGGAGACGGGTCAAGGCGCCCACGCTGGCCGAGCTCACGATCGAGGACGAGGAGCTGCGCCGGCTGCGCAGGCTCGGGATGACGCTTCGCGACCGCATCACCGTGCCCAAGGCGGGAGTCACGACGGCCGTCACGGAGAAGATCCATGACGCCTGGAGGAAGTCGGAGCTGGTCCGCCTCAAGTTCCACGAGGACCTCGCGCACGACATGAAGACAGCTCATGAGCTCGTTGAG CGACGCACAGGCGGATTGATCATATGGAGGTCTGGAAGTGTAATGGTGGTTTACCGAGGGAGCAATTACAAGAGGCCTCTGAAATCTCAAACTCTAAATGGTGCCTCATCACCAGTGAAGGGGGAAGAAGGTGCATTATTCATCCCAGATGCCTCCAGCCCTGCTGAGAATGATGTTCAGGGAAAGGATTTGGCTGCGCAGCATGCAAACATGTCCCAGTTGAACACGCAGAATACTGAGGACATGACAGAGGAAGAGCTGGAGTTCAATCAGATGCTTGATGAGCTGGGTCCTCGTTTTGTGGATTGGTGGGGAACGGGTATTTTACCAGTGGATGCCGACTTGCTGCCTCAAACGATCCCTGGTTATAAAACTCCATATAGAGTTCTTCCGACTGGAATGCGTTCGACGCTTACCAATGCAGAGCTGACTAACTTGCGAAAGTTAGCGAGGAACCTTCCATGCCATTTTGCTCTAG GGAGAAACCGGAATCATCAAGGTTTGGCAGCAGCAATTGTTAAGCTCTGGGAGAAGAGTTTGGTGGTGAAAATAGCTGTCAAACGTGGAATACAGAACACAAATAATAAGATAATGGCTGAAGAAATAAAG AATCTAACAGGGGGTACCTTGCTTCTTCGAAATAAATTTTACATTGTAATATATCGTGGAAAAGACTTCCTCCCAACATCTGTGGCAGCTGTGTTGGCTGAAAGAGAGGAGTTGACAAAGGATATTCAGAATATGGAGGAGCAGAGAAGAAACGTTTTGATTGCACAACCTCCGGATGATGGCTTAGATGGGCATGCTCTTGTGGGTACTCTTGCTGAGTTTCAGGTGGCCCAAGCTCGTTGGGGAAGAGAAGTAACTGCTAAGGAGCAAGAAGAAATGAAAGAAGCTTCTTGTAGATCAGAAAAGCAAAAGCTTTACAGGAAACTCGAACACAAGCTTTCCATT GCTCAGGCAAAAATACATAGAGCAGAGCGCTTACTATCAAAGATTGAAGCTTCTATGGTACTTGCTGCTCCATGTGATGATCAAGAAATGATTACAGATGAGGAAAAGTCTGTTTTCCGTAGGATTGGTTTAAGGCTTAAGTCATATTTGCCACTTG GAGTTCGTGGCGTTTTTGATGGTGTAATTGAAAATATGCACTTGCATTGGAAGCACAGGGAAGTTGTCAAATTAATTTCAAAGCAGAAGACTTTGTCATTCGTTGAAGAGACGGCACGACTTCTTGCATATGAGAGTGGTGGTATATTAGTTGCAATTGAAAGAGTTCCAAAGGGTTATGCACTCATTTTTTACCGTGGAAAGAACTATAGGAGGCCTATTAACATAAGGCCAAGAAACCTCTTAACAAAAGCTAAGGCATTGAAACGTGCAGTTGCTATGCAACGTCATGAG GCCCTTAGTCAGCATATAGATCAACTGGAAAGCAATATCAAGCAGATGAAGTTGGATCTG GGTATTGAGGACTATGAGGAACAAGACGAGGATAGCTCAGATTCAGAAAATGAATATGGCATGGCAGTCACCTCTGCTAGCTATGATGAG GATCAAgatgattttgatgaatcagCTGTTGAAGATGAATATGATGATTACGATGACGACGATGAAGATGAGGAGATTGACAGCTAG